The following proteins are co-located in the Deinococcus metallilatus genome:
- a CDS encoding VUT family protein, translating to MTYSVAGRRPLGLIALYAASILLANVTLNQFIQLPGFGLLSVGTIFFAAVFTLRDRIHRAGGLKAVYVAIGTALLVNTVAALLLGTPWRFIGASFLAILLGELADTAVYQRLIEKSWWTRVLTSNAVSVPLDSITFTLLAFYGSMSGRDIAQIIFADILAKYAIAALFAFRVRHAARAAAS from the coding sequence ATGACCTATTCCGTTGCTGGCCGCAGGCCGCTGGGGCTGATTGCCCTGTACGCTGCGAGCATCCTGCTCGCCAATGTCACGCTGAACCAGTTCATCCAGTTGCCGGGCTTCGGGTTGCTCAGCGTCGGCACCATCTTCTTCGCGGCGGTCTTCACGCTGCGGGACCGCATTCACCGCGCGGGGGGCCTGAAGGCCGTGTACGTCGCCATCGGGACGGCGCTGCTGGTGAATACCGTTGCCGCGCTGCTGCTGGGCACCCCCTGGCGCTTTATCGGCGCGTCGTTCCTGGCGATCCTGCTGGGTGAGCTGGCCGATACCGCCGTGTACCAGCGCCTGATCGAGAAAAGCTGGTGGACGCGGGTACTGACCAGCAACGCCGTGAGCGTGCCGCTTGATTCCATCACCTTTACGCTCCTGGCGTTCTACGGCAGCATGAGCGGCCGCGACATCGCCCAGATCATCTTCGCGGACATTCTCGCCAAGTACGCCATCGCCGCCCTGTTCGCCTTCCGGGTGCGCCACGCCGCCCGCGCCGCCGCCTCATGA
- a CDS encoding prepilin peptidase: protein MNLDVLLVVFAGVFGLLVGSFSNVLIWRLPRRENVAFPPSHCPQCDHRLAPRDLVPVGSWLSLGGKCRYCRAPIRARYPAVELLTGLGYAVIAALFPFPTFGAGTLGLMLLFTLLLVASVIDLDTYTIPDELTLPGVALGLAFAWLNTRNGTAEMGLPTLPQAVQGALLGAGLLVTIDLLGSWVLRRFRERQYPERPIGYQQLSLGLLAGAWLGPWWGLGAALVSAVLNLAARRVVRIPEIVTLGGFLVSLLLGSAGFGPGLILMVQGALAAAGAAALVAGMYWWLRHEPGSADGEGEADAPFDPSAMGFGDVKLAAVIGAFLGWERLLVAVVVAVFAGAVLGLAQVALKRENRVKFGPYLALGAVVALLWGGEVVAAYRGLLGL from the coding sequence GTGAACCTTGACGTTCTGCTCGTGGTGTTCGCTGGCGTGTTCGGGTTGCTGGTGGGGTCGTTCTCGAACGTGCTGATCTGGCGGCTTCCGCGCCGGGAGAATGTCGCCTTTCCGCCCAGCCACTGCCCGCAGTGTGACCACCGCCTCGCACCGCGCGATCTGGTGCCGGTCGGCTCGTGGCTGAGCCTGGGCGGCAAATGCCGATACTGCCGGGCACCGATCCGGGCGCGGTATCCGGCGGTCGAACTGCTGACCGGCCTGGGATACGCGGTGATCGCGGCGCTGTTCCCCTTTCCCACGTTTGGCGCGGGGACCCTCGGCCTGATGCTGCTGTTCACGCTGCTGCTGGTGGCGAGCGTGATCGACCTGGACACCTACACCATTCCCGACGAGCTGACGCTGCCGGGGGTGGCGCTGGGGCTGGCCTTCGCCTGGCTGAACACCCGGAACGGAACAGCGGAAATGGGCCTGCCGACCCTTCCCCAGGCGGTGCAGGGCGCACTGCTCGGCGCGGGGCTGCTGGTGACCATCGATCTGCTCGGATCGTGGGTGCTGCGGCGGTTCCGGGAGCGGCAGTACCCGGAAAGGCCCATCGGCTACCAGCAGCTCAGCCTGGGTCTGCTGGCGGGCGCCTGGCTGGGGCCGTGGTGGGGCCTCGGGGCGGCACTTGTCTCGGCGGTCCTGAACCTCGCGGCGCGGCGGGTGGTCCGCATTCCCGAGATCGTCACCCTGGGCGGATTCCTGGTCAGCCTGCTGCTGGGGAGCGCGGGCTTCGGTCCCGGCCTGATCCTGATGGTGCAGGGGGCCCTCGCGGCAGCGGGCGCGGCGGCGCTGGTGGCGGGCATGTACTGGTGGCTGCGCCACGAACCCGGCAGTGCCGATGGTGAGGGGGAGGCCGACGCCCCCTTCGATCCCAGCGCGATGGGCTTCGGGGACGTGAAGCTGGCCGCCGTGATCGGGGCCTTCCTGGGCTGGGAACGGCTGCTGGTCGCGGTGGTGGTGGCCGTGTTCGCGGGAGCCGTGCTGGGCCTCGCGCAAGTCGCGCTCAAGCGCGAGAACCGGGTGAAGTTCGGCCCCTACCTGGCCCTGGGCGCGGTCGTGGCGCTGCTGTGGGGCGGGGAGGTCGTGGCGGCGTATCGGGGGCTGCTGGGGCTGTAG
- the rimO gene encoding 30S ribosomal protein S12 methylthiotransferase RimO: MTSTQEPLPTVAAPKVGFISLGCPKALVDSERILTQLRAEGYEVAPSYEDAQAVIVNTCGFITPAVEESLSAIGEALDATGRVIVTGCLGERPEKILERHPKVAAITGSEAVDDVMGHVRELLPVEMDTFTGLLPVAAPGMRQGDALAPSVKLTPRHYAYVKIAEGCNHTCAFCIIPKLRGRQVSRDAGAVLYEAYRLIAGGTKELMIISQDTSAYGVDVRYRESEFQGGQVRAHLTDLAEKLGEMGAWVRMHYVYPYPHVERIVELMSQGKILPYLDVPLQHASPAVLKRMRRPGAGKQLDTIRRWREICPDLVIRSTFIVGFPGETEEDFQMLLDFLEEARLDRVGAFTYSDVEEADANALDGAVPEEVKQERLARFMEVAQRISAEKLAEKVGRVMDVIIDEFNDDEGDLPGTRLIGRTKGDAPGIDGQVYLYAGDFAGSVKIGDMVRARIEDSDEYDLYGEVVARPEWRPNVPQLGHFGKH, translated from the coding sequence ATGACGAGTACGCAAGAACCGCTGCCCACGGTGGCAGCCCCCAAAGTAGGGTTCATCAGCCTGGGCTGCCCCAAGGCGCTGGTGGACAGCGAGCGCATCCTGACCCAGCTCCGCGCCGAGGGCTACGAGGTCGCGCCGAGTTACGAGGACGCGCAGGCCGTGATCGTGAACACCTGCGGCTTCATCACCCCCGCCGTCGAGGAGTCCCTCAGCGCGATTGGCGAGGCGCTGGACGCCACCGGCAGGGTGATCGTGACCGGCTGCCTGGGCGAGCGGCCCGAGAAGATTCTGGAGCGGCATCCCAAGGTCGCGGCGATCACCGGGTCGGAAGCGGTGGACGACGTGATGGGGCACGTGCGCGAGTTGCTGCCGGTCGAGATGGACACCTTCACGGGCCTGCTGCCGGTCGCCGCGCCGGGGATGCGGCAGGGGGACGCCCTGGCCCCCAGCGTGAAGCTCACGCCCCGGCACTACGCCTACGTGAAGATCGCGGAGGGCTGCAACCACACCTGCGCGTTTTGCATCATCCCCAAGCTGCGCGGGCGGCAGGTCAGCCGCGACGCGGGCGCCGTGCTGTACGAGGCGTATCGCTTGATCGCGGGCGGCACCAAGGAACTCATGATCATCTCGCAGGACACCAGCGCCTACGGCGTGGACGTGCGCTACCGCGAGTCCGAATTCCAGGGCGGGCAGGTCCGCGCGCACCTCACCGACCTGGCGGAGAAACTGGGCGAGATGGGCGCCTGGGTGCGGATGCACTACGTCTACCCTTACCCACACGTGGAGAGGATCGTGGAGCTGATGAGCCAGGGCAAAATCCTGCCTTACCTCGACGTGCCCCTCCAGCACGCTTCCCCCGCCGTCCTGAAGCGGATGCGGCGGCCCGGTGCCGGAAAACAGCTCGACACCATCCGCCGCTGGCGGGAAATCTGCCCCGACCTCGTCATCCGCTCCACCTTCATCGTGGGCTTTCCCGGCGAGACGGAGGAGGACTTCCAGATGCTGCTGGACTTTCTGGAAGAGGCGCGGCTGGACCGCGTCGGCGCCTTCACCTATTCCGACGTGGAGGAGGCGGACGCCAACGCCCTTGACGGTGCCGTGCCCGAGGAGGTCAAGCAGGAACGCCTCGCCCGCTTCATGGAAGTCGCGCAGCGCATCAGCGCCGAGAAGCTGGCGGAGAAGGTGGGCCGCGTCATGGACGTGATCATCGACGAGTTCAACGACGACGAGGGCGACCTCCCCGGCACCCGGCTGATCGGGCGGACGAAGGGCGACGCGCCGGGCATCGACGGGCAGGTGTACCTGTATGCGGGCGACTTCGCCGGGTCGGTCAAGATCGGGGACATGGTCCGCGCCCGCATCGAGGACAGTGACGAGTACGACCTCTACGGCGAGGTGGTGGCGCGGCCCGAGTGGCGGCCCAACGTGCCGCAGCTGGGGCATTTCGGGAAGCACTGA
- the minD gene encoding septum site-determining protein MinD, with the protein MNAKVIVVTSGKGGVGKTTTTANIGAALAKLGEKVAVIDVDVGLRNLDVVMGLESRVVFDLVDVLEGKCRLSQALIRDKRVENLYLLPASQTRDKEALDPEVFKDIVRQLLEDEGFDRVLIDSPAGIESGFKTAAAPAQGALVVVNPEVSSVRDADRIIGLLEAQQVREIRLVINRLRPKMVASGNMLSEADMLEILGVKPIGIVPEDDGILVSTNVGEPAVLGKTRAGQAFLDTARRLKGEDVPYPKLEEDKGFWAIWRRLFGGA; encoded by the coding sequence ATGAATGCCAAGGTCATCGTCGTCACATCGGGCAAGGGGGGCGTGGGCAAGACCACGACCACCGCGAATATCGGCGCGGCACTCGCCAAGCTGGGCGAGAAGGTCGCCGTCATCGACGTGGACGTGGGCCTGCGGAACCTCGACGTGGTCATGGGCCTCGAATCGCGCGTGGTCTTCGACCTGGTGGACGTGCTGGAGGGCAAATGCCGCCTCTCCCAGGCCCTGATCCGCGACAAGCGGGTGGAGAACCTCTACCTGCTGCCCGCCTCCCAGACCCGTGACAAGGAGGCGCTCGACCCCGAGGTCTTCAAGGACATCGTGCGGCAACTGCTGGAGGATGAAGGCTTCGACCGGGTGCTGATCGACTCGCCCGCCGGGATCGAGTCGGGCTTCAAGACCGCCGCCGCTCCCGCCCAGGGTGCCCTGGTCGTCGTGAACCCCGAAGTCTCCAGCGTGCGCGACGCCGACCGCATCATCGGGCTGCTCGAAGCGCAGCAGGTCCGCGAGATCCGCCTGGTCATCAACCGCTTGCGGCCCAAGATGGTCGCCAGCGGCAACATGCTCTCGGAGGCCGACATGTTGGAAATCCTGGGAGTGAAGCCCATCGGCATCGTCCCGGAAGACGACGGCATCCTGGTCAGCACCAACGTCGGTGAACCCGCCGTGCTGGGCAAGACCAGGGCGGGGCAGGCCTTCCTCGACACCGCCCGCCGCCTCAAGGGGGAGGACGTGCCGTACCCCAAGCTGGAAGAGGACAAGGGCTTCTGGGCCATCTGGCGCCGTCTGTTCGGGGGGGCCTGA
- the minE gene encoding cell division topological specificity factor MinE: MFSWLSKRRSKDTLKDRLELVLAYDRAQIPPGKVDALRHDLLEVVKRYFPAGNSSVEVEQHGDKVVLMASIAIDEQVENAGRRER, encoded by the coding sequence ATGTTTTCCTGGCTCAGCAAGCGGCGCAGCAAGGACACCCTCAAGGACCGCCTGGAACTGGTCCTCGCCTACGACCGCGCGCAGATTCCCCCCGGCAAGGTGGACGCCCTGCGCCACGACCTGCTGGAAGTCGTCAAGCGTTACTTCCCGGCGGGCAACAGCAGCGTCGAGGTCGAGCAGCACGGCGACAAGGTGGTGCTGATGGCCTCCATCGCCATCGACGAGCAGGTGGAGAACGCCGGACGCCGCGAGCGGTAA
- a CDS encoding SDR family NAD(P)-dependent oxidoreductase: MSEGATAVPKPLAGKVALVTGASRGLGRAVALELAASGAHVIVTARSTRGHSTLAALPRTTVDDTADAIRAAGGQATPLRCDHTDPTQVEAVIEHIADTHGRLDVLVNNAWGAHEGGAGAGGGPEVWDEPLEGLRNMLLAGAYSDYVTSLLALKHLMGGQGHGLIVSTTWHTDEPPGWLPYEVSKAAKNRLVYALGHKLRDRGVTVVGVAPGWMRTEVMLQHHTEQELAGQTETPHYAARGIVALALDPQVSRHTGRILDVGELADLYGITDLDGTQPHWYAEHQRKKQVE, translated from the coding sequence ATGAGCGAGGGGGCAACGGCAGTTCCGAAACCTCTGGCCGGGAAGGTCGCCCTGGTCACGGGTGCCTCCCGTGGCCTGGGACGGGCCGTGGCACTGGAACTCGCGGCGTCGGGTGCCCACGTGATCGTCACGGCGCGCAGCACGCGCGGGCACAGCACGCTCGCGGCGCTGCCCCGGACGACGGTGGACGACACCGCCGACGCCATCCGCGCGGCGGGCGGGCAGGCCACGCCGCTCCGGTGCGATCACACCGACCCCACGCAGGTCGAGGCTGTCATCGAGCACATCGCGGACACGCACGGGCGGCTGGACGTGCTGGTGAACAACGCCTGGGGGGCACACGAGGGTGGGGCGGGTGCGGGCGGTGGGCCGGAAGTCTGGGACGAACCCCTGGAAGGGCTGCGGAACATGCTGCTGGCGGGCGCCTACAGCGATTACGTCACCAGCCTGCTGGCCCTGAAACACCTCATGGGCGGGCAGGGCCACGGCCTGATCGTCTCCACCACCTGGCACACCGACGAGCCGCCCGGCTGGCTGCCCTACGAGGTCAGCAAGGCGGCCAAAAACCGGCTGGTGTACGCGCTGGGGCACAAGCTGCGCGACCGGGGCGTGACGGTGGTGGGCGTGGCGCCCGGCTGGATGCGGACGGAAGTGATGCTCCAGCACCACACCGAGCAGGAACTCGCCGGGCAGACCGAGACGCCGCACTACGCGGCGCGGGGGATCGTGGCCCTCGCCCTCGACCCGCAAGTTTCCCGGCACACCGGACGCATTCTGGACGTGGGCGAACTGGCCGACCTGTATGGCATCACCGATCTGGACGGGACGCAGCCGCACTGGTACGCCGAGCACCAGCGGAAGAAACAGGTGGAGTGA
- a CDS encoding aldo/keto reductase family protein: MEYRNLGRSGLKVSEVALGGWVTFGHSVNDQQMVRDIVTKAYEEGVNFFDQADVYARGKSEEMMGAVLRELPRHTLVLSSKVYWPMSDDVNDRGLSRKHILESIDGSLRRLGTDYLDIYFAHRYDENVPMDEIVMAFDQVIRDGKALYWGTSMWPAARIAEAVEFARARGLHAPVTEQPEYSMLRRDRVEQEILPYTEKAGIGLVVWSPLAMGLLTGKYDEGRPEGARLTENENWGQNFLTEANIQKVRDLKPIADELGITRAQLAVAWILRQKGVSSVITGATKVQQIEDTVKAAGIKLSDEVLHRIEEILTR; the protein is encoded by the coding sequence ATGGAATACCGCAACCTCGGCAGAAGCGGCCTCAAAGTCTCGGAAGTGGCGCTGGGCGGCTGGGTGACCTTCGGGCACTCGGTCAACGACCAGCAGATGGTGCGGGACATCGTGACCAAAGCCTACGAGGAGGGCGTGAACTTCTTCGATCAGGCCGACGTGTACGCGCGCGGCAAGTCCGAGGAGATGATGGGCGCGGTCCTGCGCGAACTGCCCCGCCACACGCTGGTCCTCTCCAGCAAGGTCTACTGGCCGATGAGCGACGACGTGAACGACCGGGGGCTGTCGCGCAAGCACATTCTGGAGAGCATCGACGGGAGCCTGCGGCGCCTGGGCACCGACTACCTCGACATCTACTTCGCGCACCGCTACGACGAGAACGTGCCGATGGACGAGATCGTGATGGCCTTTGATCAGGTGATCCGGGACGGCAAGGCGCTGTACTGGGGCACCAGCATGTGGCCTGCCGCGCGCATCGCGGAGGCGGTGGAGTTCGCCAGGGCGCGCGGTCTGCACGCCCCCGTCACCGAACAGCCCGAGTACTCGATGCTGCGCCGTGACCGGGTGGAACAGGAAATTCTGCCCTACACCGAGAAGGCGGGCATCGGCCTGGTGGTGTGGAGTCCGCTGGCGATGGGCCTCCTGACCGGCAAGTACGACGAGGGCCGCCCCGAGGGCGCGCGCCTCACCGAGAACGAGAACTGGGGCCAGAACTTCCTGACCGAGGCGAATATCCAGAAGGTCCGTGACCTGAAGCCGATTGCGGACGAGCTGGGCATCACCCGCGCGCAGCTCGCCGTGGCCTGGATTCTGCGCCAGAAAGGGGTCAGCAGCGTGATCACCGGAGCCACCAAGGTGCAGCAGATCGAGGACACGGTGAAGGCGGCGGGCATCAAGCTCAGTGACGAGGTGCTGCACCGCATCGAGGAGATTCTGACGCGCTGA
- a CDS encoding diguanylate cyclase domain-containing protein → MKPVRPLEPVPVPPDAPAHLREALAAARTDLARAYLALARHYRDHSLAAALPLAQGALEAALSAEAPGATVEVLAGLSFIEVAQGRQEAAFEHLALALDLAHQHDLRHLESQVRNARAVARLTAGDAVGARRDLLDAQALAQAAGDLVDLAYTYVNLAFLENVTGQHEEALHQLNLLEELLPGLPEEATRQTMRLYLHENRALTYLNLARQARERGRPEAEAEARARTHAAIQAVRGGLALQPAGLIALTTETHAARLALLEGDLDQAQRHAEASLDHHTQLGQQVYLEAYLAMAEVSAARGHFGQAHTHYRAALDSARQQGRHRETQEILRAMARLHEQQGNFPAALATYRDALERAQHALDRLAHIEQRNADLSRELRQARAEASTWQDSVRRAETQARQDPLTGLLNRRGLQDSLAQFQEGTGPLLLALFDIDDFKSVNDHHSHAVGDAALQAVAAHLSALIPPGSLLARYGGEEFLLVVPDMHPRQAPALVEHLRQAVEGHDWATLPGELTLTVSAGYALIEDRHAEALRAGLEQADEHLYRAKRAGRNQVHPPL, encoded by the coding sequence ATGAAACCAGTCCGCCCTCTGGAGCCGGTGCCTGTGCCGCCCGATGCCCCAGCCCATCTCCGCGAGGCCCTGGCCGCGGCCCGCACGGACCTGGCGCGCGCGTATCTGGCGCTGGCCCGGCACTACCGTGACCACTCGCTGGCCGCCGCCCTGCCACTGGCGCAGGGGGCACTGGAGGCGGCCCTGAGTGCCGAGGCACCCGGCGCGACCGTGGAGGTTCTGGCGGGCCTGTCGTTTATCGAGGTGGCGCAGGGGCGGCAGGAGGCGGCCTTTGAGCACCTCGCGCTCGCGCTCGACCTGGCGCACCAGCATGACCTCCGGCACCTGGAATCGCAGGTGAGGAACGCCCGCGCGGTCGCCCGGCTGACGGCCGGGGACGCGGTGGGGGCGCGGCGCGACCTGCTGGACGCGCAGGCGCTGGCGCAGGCGGCGGGCGACCTGGTGGACCTGGCCTACACCTATGTGAACCTCGCTTTTCTGGAGAACGTGACCGGCCAGCACGAGGAGGCCCTGCACCAGCTCAACCTGCTGGAAGAACTGCTGCCCGGCCTGCCCGAGGAGGCCACCCGGCAGACCATGCGCCTCTACCTGCACGAGAACCGGGCGCTCACCTACCTGAACCTGGCCCGCCAGGCCCGCGAGCGGGGCCGCCCGGAGGCGGAAGCCGAGGCCCGCGCCCGGACGCACGCGGCGATCCAGGCGGTCCGCGGAGGCCTGGCCTTGCAGCCCGCGGGCCTGATCGCCCTGACCACCGAGACGCACGCGGCCCGGCTGGCCCTGCTCGAAGGGGACCTGGACCAGGCGCAGCGGCACGCCGAGGCCTCGCTGGACCACCACACCCAGCTCGGGCAGCAGGTCTACCTGGAAGCCTACCTGGCGATGGCGGAAGTCAGCGCCGCGCGCGGCCACTTCGGCCAGGCGCACACGCACTACCGCGCCGCGCTGGACTCCGCCCGGCAGCAGGGCCGCCACCGGGAAACCCAGGAGATCTTGCGGGCCATGGCGCGGCTGCACGAACAGCAGGGCAACTTCCCAGCAGCACTCGCAACCTACCGCGACGCCCTGGAACGCGCGCAGCACGCGCTCGACCGGCTGGCGCACATCGAGCAGCGCAACGCCGACCTGAGCCGCGAACTGCGGCAGGCCCGCGCCGAGGCGAGCACCTGGCAGGACAGCGTGCGCCGCGCCGAGACGCAGGCCCGCCAGGACCCCCTCACCGGGCTGCTGAACCGCCGGGGGCTGCAAGACAGCCTCGCGCAGTTCCAGGAGGGGACCGGCCCGCTGCTGCTGGCCCTGTTCGACATCGACGACTTCAAGAGCGTGAACGACCACCACTCGCACGCGGTCGGGGACGCGGCCTTGCAGGCGGTGGCCGCCCACCTGAGTGCCCTGATTCCGCCCGGCAGCCTGCTGGCCCGCTACGGCGGGGAGGAATTCCTGCTGGTGGTGCCGGACATGCATCCCCGCCAGGCCCCGGCGCTGGTCGAGCACCTGCGTCAGGCCGTCGAGGGGCACGACTGGGCGACCCTGCCGGGCGAACTCACCCTGACCGTCAGCGCCGGGTACGCCCTGATCGAGGACCGCCACGCCGAGGCCCTGCGCGCTGGCCTCGAGCAGGCCGACGAACACCTGTACCGGGCCAAGCGGGCCGGACGTAACCAGGTGCATCCGCCCCTCTGA
- a CDS encoding ABC transporter ATP-binding protein, with translation MLGNVAAIETRELRKVYRGRAVVDGLSLTVGEGEVFGFLGPNGAGKSTTVKMLLGLVHPSGGEVRVLGGSPADPAVRARLGFLPEQFRFQTWMTGEEFLRFHGRLAGLTAAELRVRVPEVLGIVGLRGRGAEALSGYSKGMLQRAGLAGAILARPRLVFLDEPTSALDPIGRVEVREIIERLRAEGVTVFLNSHLLSEVEQVCDRVAFVKAGRVLRQGSMRELMGGVLPVNVRVDRLSPELLAAFARVGEVRHTDTNTPGRAEVELWLTREDALPTLADAVHAQGARLYALTPRRPDLETLFLELIEDTPEAAPARGLARA, from the coding sequence ATGCTGGGGAACGTGGCGGCCATCGAGACGCGGGAGTTACGCAAGGTGTACCGGGGGAGGGCAGTCGTGGACGGCCTGAGCCTGACGGTGGGAGAGGGCGAGGTCTTCGGCTTCCTGGGGCCGAACGGGGCGGGCAAGAGCACCACCGTGAAGATGCTGCTGGGCCTGGTGCATCCCAGCGGCGGTGAAGTCCGCGTGCTGGGCGGCTCGCCTGCCGACCCGGCGGTGCGCGCACGCCTGGGCTTTCTGCCCGAACAGTTCCGCTTCCAGACCTGGATGACCGGCGAGGAATTCCTGCGCTTTCACGGCCGCCTGGCGGGATTGACGGCGGCGGAGTTACGGGTGCGGGTGCCGGAGGTGCTGGGCATCGTCGGCCTGCGCGGGCGCGGCGCGGAAGCCCTCAGCGGGTATTCCAAGGGGATGCTCCAGCGGGCCGGGCTGGCCGGGGCGATCCTGGCGCGGCCCCGCCTGGTCTTTCTGGACGAGCCGACCAGTGCGCTGGACCCCATCGGCCGGGTCGAGGTGCGCGAGATCATCGAACGGTTGCGGGCGGAGGGCGTGACCGTCTTCCTGAATTCGCACCTGCTCTCGGAAGTTGAGCAGGTGTGCGACCGGGTGGCGTTCGTGAAGGCGGGGCGGGTGCTGCGGCAGGGCAGCATGCGCGAACTGATGGGCGGCGTGCTGCCGGTAAACGTGCGGGTGGACCGCCTCTCGCCCGAACTGCTGGCCGCCTTTGCCCGGGTGGGCGAGGTCCGGCACACCGATACCAACACGCCCGGCCGCGCCGAGGTCGAACTCTGGCTCACGCGCGAGGACGCCCTGCCCACCCTGGCCGACGCCGTCCACGCACAGGGGGCGCGGCTGTATGCCCTGACCCCGCGCCGCCCCGACCTCGAAACCCTGTTCCTCGAACTGATCGAGGACACGCCCGAAGCCGCGCCCGCGCGGGGGCTGGCCCGTGCGTAA
- a CDS encoding ABC transporter permease subunit: protein MRNALLIAELSLREAVRKRLVVVLLLLTAAFLGFYLYGVLRLEQTLDQRALDAGLDGRSVTGAANLPVMYAAMFGMYLVFFLGSLMAVLSTVGAVSGDVESGVMQSVIARPISRAQLVLGRWLGFTVVNVLYVALVSAALLGGIFLITGFLPPAPVPAAALILLAITLITALTVLGSTLFTTLANGIGVFVLYGAGFAGGILATIGTFADSPTLTTLGRVANTLMPTNALWLGASYHLQPDVLRQLGEMTRGANPFFASTPVAPGLVVWAAVYALVAVLVAMWQFSRRDL from the coding sequence GTGCGTAACGCCCTGTTGATCGCGGAACTCTCCCTGCGCGAGGCGGTCCGCAAACGGCTGGTGGTCGTGCTGCTGCTGCTGACCGCCGCCTTCCTGGGGTTTTACCTGTACGGCGTGCTGCGGCTGGAACAGACCCTCGACCAGCGGGCCCTGGACGCCGGGTTGGACGGGCGCAGCGTGACGGGCGCGGCCAACCTCCCGGTGATGTACGCGGCGATGTTCGGGATGTACCTGGTCTTTTTCCTGGGGTCGCTGATGGCGGTGCTGTCCACGGTGGGGGCGGTCAGCGGCGACGTGGAAAGCGGCGTGATGCAGTCGGTGATCGCGCGCCCGATCAGCCGGGCCCAGCTCGTGTTGGGGCGCTGGCTGGGGTTCACGGTGGTGAACGTCCTGTACGTGGCGCTGGTGAGCGCGGCGCTGCTGGGCGGCATCTTCCTGATCACCGGCTTTCTGCCGCCCGCGCCGGTGCCCGCTGCCGCCCTGATCCTGCTCGCCATCACGCTGATCACGGCCCTGACCGTGCTGGGCAGCACGCTCTTCACCACGCTCGCCAACGGCATCGGCGTGTTCGTGCTGTACGGGGCGGGCTTCGCGGGGGGCATCCTCGCCACCATCGGCACCTTCGCGGACAGCCCCACCCTCACCACGCTGGGCCGGGTCGCCAACACGCTGATGCCGACCAACGCCCTGTGGCTGGGGGCGAGTTACCACCTGCAACCGGACGTGCTGCGCCAGCTCGGGGAGATGACGCGCGGCGCGAATCCCTTTTTTGCCAGCACGCCGGTCGCGCCGGGGCTGGTGGTCTGGGCGGCCGTCTATGCCCTGGTGGCCGTGCTGGTCGCCATGTGGCAGTTCAGCCGCCGCGACCTGTAG
- a CDS encoding XdhC family protein: MNAAETRALLTALTAALTRGQRAALASVVGVRGSAYRREGTRMLVLDDGAQVCMLSGGCLEAEVVEVALEVIRSGVPALTHYDLSEDATWGLGIGCGGSVDVRVERVDPEDPVTAGWLAALGEGRAAALAVPLHGEGRVLVTPGGEVTGGLPDGELHAFAVDAARERLKLREPRAVTLAAPDGTPVFIDVNVPPPQLVLYGAGHDAMPLAAQAHALGYDVHVIDPRPAYLTPTRFPGATLHDLAPGDLHRFTPGERAHLLVMNHHLDRDRVCLAHALNSGAAYVGVLGPRSRAEDLLRDLAAEGVTFTPGQLARLRSPVGLRVGAEAPEEVALSILAELMAWRRGYDGGFLSGHAGRIHDADTHAPFPGG, encoded by the coding sequence GTGAACGCTGCCGAGACGCGCGCCCTGCTGACGGCGCTGACTGCCGCCCTCACCCGGGGCCAGCGGGCCGCCCTGGCCAGCGTGGTGGGCGTGCGCGGCAGCGCCTACCGCCGCGAGGGTACCCGGATGCTGGTCCTGGACGACGGCGCGCAGGTGTGCATGCTGTCGGGCGGCTGCCTGGAGGCCGAGGTGGTGGAGGTGGCGCTGGAGGTCATCCGCAGCGGCGTCCCCGCCCTGACCCATTACGACCTCTCCGAGGACGCGACCTGGGGCCTGGGCATCGGCTGCGGGGGCAGCGTGGACGTGCGGGTGGAGCGGGTGGACCCGGAGGACCCCGTGACCGCCGGATGGCTCGCCGCCCTGGGCGAGGGGCGGGCGGCGGCGCTGGCCGTGCCGCTGCACGGGGAAGGCCGGGTGCTGGTCACGCCGGGCGGCGAGGTGACGGGTGGGCTGCCGGACGGGGAGCTGCACGCCTTCGCCGTGGACGCGGCCCGCGAGCGCCTGAAGCTGCGCGAGCCGCGCGCCGTGACCCTGGCCGCCCCCGACGGCACGCCGGTCTTCATCGACGTGAACGTGCCGCCGCCGCAGCTCGTGCTGTACGGCGCCGGACACGACGCCATGCCGCTCGCCGCCCAGGCCCACGCTCTCGGCTACGACGTCCACGTGATCGACCCCCGGCCTGCCTACCTGACGCCCACCCGTTTCCCCGGCGCGACCCTGCACGACCTCGCCCCCGGGGACCTGCACCGCTTCACGCCCGGCGAACGCGCGCACCTGCTCGTGATGAACCACCACCTGGACCGCGACCGGGTGTGCCTGGCCCATGCCCTGAATTCGGGTGCGGCTTACGTGGGCGTCCTCGGTCCCCGTTCGCGGGCGGAGGACCTGCTGCGCGACCTGGCGGCGGAGGGCGTCACCTTCACCCCCGGGCAGCTCGCGCGCCTGCGTTCGCCGGTCGGCCTGCGCGTGGGTGCGGAAGCCCCGGAGGAAGTGGCGCTGAGCATCCTGGCGGAACTGATGGCCTGGCGGCGCGGCTACGACGGAGGCTTCCTGAGCGGTCACGCGGGCCGCATCCACGACGCGGACACGCACGCGCCCTTCCCAGGTGGGTGA